Below is a window of Bifidobacterium asteroides DNA.
TGGCCACATCCTTGGGGTACATGATCTGGGCGCCGCGAGGCATGGAGAGGATATAGTCCTCCAGCCGGGGGCGCATGACGGTGAAGGCCCAGCCGCCGATGCTTCGCGAAGACTTCCATGGCTGGGCCCTGTCAGACGCCTCTGTATCAGTGTGGTCATTCGGCTTGTGACGCATCTGCCGCCACTCGTCAGCCGAAATTGTGACGACCACGGATCCCTCGGGCAGACCAATCATGGCCTCGTGCGGCAGAAGACCATGGTCGGTCTGGGTCAGGCCGCCAGGTTCCAGCATCACCGTCAGCTTGCGGCCGCGCCGGTCGGTCAGCTGGACCCGCTCCCCTACACTCAGCGGACCGTTTCTAAGGCTCATGCCCCCTCAGTCCTCCTCGCCCTTGGTGAACTGGGAGTTGTAGAGGGAGGCATAGGCGCCGCCACGCTCCAGAAGCTGGTCGTGGGTGCCCTGCTCGACCACCGAGCCGTGGTTGACCACCAGGATCAGGTCGGCGTCGCGGATGGTGGACAGCCTATGCGCGATGACGAAGGAGGTCCTGCCCTTGCGCAGGGTGTTCATGGCCTGCTGGACCAGCAGCTCGGTCCTGGTGTCCACTGAGGATGTGGCCTCGTCCAGGATCAGGATGTCCGGATCGGACAGAAAGGCCCGGCAGATGGTCATCAGCTGGCGTTCGCCCTGGCTGAGCTCGCTGCTGTCCTCGTTGAGAACGGTGTCATAACCTTGGGGCAGCTTGCGGATGAACTCGTCCACGTGGGTGGCCTTGGCGCCCTCGATCATGGTCTGCTCAGGGATGGTCTGCCCCTCGCCCAATCCGTAGAGCAGGTTGTCGCGAACAGTGCCGTCGAAGAGCCAGGTGTCCTGCAGGACCATGCCGAAGTGGCTGCGCAGGTCTTGGCGCGTCACTCTGGAGGTGTCCACGCCGTCGATGGTGATGCGCCCGCCCTGGATCTCGTAGAAGCGCATGAGCAGGTTGACCAGGGTGGTCTTGCCCGCCCCAGTCGGCCCGACGATGGCGATGGTCTGCCCAGGCTTGGCTTCGATGGACAGGTCCTTGATCAGCGGCTCAGCCGGATCGTAAGAGAAGCGGACGTGGTCGAAGCGGACATGGCCCTCGACCTTGCCTCCGGTCTCCTGGCCCAGATGGTCGGGATGCTCGATGTCCGGCATCTCCTCGGCCTCGTCCAGGAAGTCGAAGACCCTGCGGCAGGAGGCCAGGGAAGATTGGAGCATGGTGCCCATGGAGGCCAGCTGGCCGATGGGCTGGGAGGCCTGACGGGTGTACTGGGTGAAGGCCTGCAGGCCGCCCAGGCTCATGCTTCCGTTGAGCACGTGCACGCCGCCGACGATGACTACGATCACGAAGCTCAAGTTGCCGAAGAAGGTCGACATAGGCGTGACCAGAGCCGAGAAGAAGGACGCCTTGAAGCTGGCCTGGTAGAGCTCCTGGTTGCGCTCCTCAAACTCCTCCTCCGCCTTGCGTTGGTGGCCGAAGGCCCGGACCACCATGTGGCCGGAGAACATCTCCTCCACGTGGCTGTTTACCTGGCCGGTGCGAATCCACTGCCTGGTGAACTGCGGCTGGGTCTTCTTGAGGATGATGCCCGCGCACAGGGCCATGACCGGGATGATGATGAAAGCGATCAGGGTCAGCAGGGGCGAGATGGTCAGCATCATGATGAAGGCGCCGATGATGGAGAAGACCGAAAAGAGCAGCTCGCCCAGAATCTGCTGCAGGGTGCCCGAGATGTTGTCGATGTCGTTGGTGGTCCGGCTCATGACTTCGCCGCGCGGGGTCCGGTCGAAGTACTGCAGGGGCAGCCGGTCCAGCTTGTCCTCGATCTGCCTGCGCATGGTGTAGACCGCGTCGGAGACCAGCCGGGTCATCAAAAAGTTCTGCACCAGCCTGACCAAGATGGAAATCAGGTAGATGCCGATGACAAACATGAGGATGGTGCCAAAGCGCCCCCAATCGATGCCCACGCCCACCTGGACGTTCATGGAGTCGATCATCCGGGCGAACTTGTCCTGGCCGCGGGACTGCAGGTAGGTGACCACAGCCTGCTTGGGGGTGCCGGGCTTGGCGCCCATCTTGACCAGCATGGAACCCAGCAGTCCCTCGAAGAGGACGTTGGTGGCCTCGCCCATGACCTTGGGTCCGATGACTATCATGGCCACGGCGGTCATGCCGGCGAGGACCATGACAATGACCCTCCAGGGGCTGACCAGCAGGTAACGGACCAGTCGGCCCACGGTGTGACGGTGTGCACCCACAGCTTGCGAGCCTGTATTTACGCTCAAGTTCTTAGCCATCTACTCGGCCCTCCCCTCGTCAATGCTGAGCTCTTCCACGTCGGGACCCTGCCCGCCCTGGGACTGGACGATCTCCTGATAGGTTGGGCAGTCCTCCATGAGCTGGTCGTGGGTGCCCCGGCCCACGATGCGGCCTCGGGCCAGGACCAGAATCTGGTCGGCCTGGCGGATGGATGCCGCCCTCTGGGCCACGACGATCTGGGTGGCCTCGCGGGTGACCGGCACCAAGGCCTCATGCAGGGCGCGGTCGGTGGTCATGTCCAGTGCGGAGAAGGAGTCGTCGAAGGTGTAGATGCGGGGGTTGCGCAGGATGGCCCTGGCCATGCAGAGCCGCTGCTTCTGCCCGCCAGAGAAGTTGGTGCCGCCCTCAGCCACACGAGCGTCCAGGCCCTCGGGGATCTCACGAACGAAGTCCTCGGCCTGGGCGATGCGCAGGGCCTGCCAGATGCGGTCGTCGTCGGCATCAGGGTCCCCGTAGTGCATGTTGTCACGGATGGTGCCGGTGAAGAGGGTGGCCTTCTGCGGGACCGGCCCAAAGATCAGGGCCAGCCGGTCGGGGTCGTACTCGCGCACGTCATGGCCATCCACCAGGACCTGGCCGTCGGTGACGTCGAACATGCGGTTGGCCAGTCGGATGATGGTGGACCTGCCGGATCCGGTGGCCCCGATGAGGGCCGTCGTGGTGCCCGGCCGGGCGGTGAAGGAAATGTCCGAAAGGACCGGATCCTGGGCGCCCGGGTAGCTGAAGTCCACGTGCTTGAACTCCAACAGTCCCTGGGGGTGCTCATTGCGGTAGGGGTGCTCGGGAGCGGTGATCTCGCTGGTGGCCTCCAGGACCTCATTGATCCTTCGGGCGGCCACAGCAGCCCTGGGCAGCATGACCGACATCATGGCGGCCATCATCAGGCCAGACAGGATGATCATCAGGTACTGGATGAATGCCTGCAGGGCGCCGATCTGCATGGCTCCGGAGTCGATACGGCGGCCGCCGAACCACATGATGGCCACGTTGGACATGTTCAGCAGGAACCACATGAGCGGCACCATCATGCTCATCAGCCGGCCGGTGGAGATCAGGACGCCGTAGACGTCGCGGTTGGCCCTGTCGAAGCGGGCGGCCTCGGTCTTCTCGCGGACGAAGGCGCGGATGACGCGCACGCCGGAGATCTGCTCGCGGACCAGGCGGTTGACCGAGTCCAGCATGTTCTGCAGGCGGGTGAACAGGGGTCCCATCCTGCCCATGAGCACCAGGGCCACCAGGAGGACCAGGGGGACGATGACCGCCAGGGACCAGGTCAGGGGGCCGTCCTGGCGCAGGGCCAGAATCAGGCCGCCGATCAGCATGACCGGGGCCTGCAGAATGATCATCAGAGTCTGCATGGTGGTCATCTGCATCTGCTGGACGTCGTTGGTGGTGCGGGTGATCAGGGAACCTGCCGAAAAGCGCTCGATCTCGTTGAGGCTGAAGCCCTCCACCGAGGCGAACAGGTCCCTGCGCAGCTCGTAGCCCATCCTCATGGCCAGCCGGGTCGCGCAGTAGACGGCGACCACGTTGGCCACGATCTGGATGGCGGTGATGCCCATCATCTGCCAGCCGATCCGGTAGATGGCATTCTGGTCGCCTACGGCCACGCCCTTGTCGATGATGTCTGCCTGCAGGTTGGGCAGGTAGAGGTTCAAGGCCGTCTGCGCCACCTGAAAGAGCACCAGAACGGCCACCTGGAGCCAGTAAGGCCGCAGGTAGCGAGTCCATATCTTGATCACGTCAACATCCTTCACGCTTACAGGTCTGCCGCGGTCCCCGGCAGACAAACCACCACAGTCTATACCCATGCCCTGGGGAACGAATTTGCTATTCCTTGAGCTGATAGGGGCGTGTCAGAACGGGTCCGCGGGCAGTAACGTTCAGACGGCGAAGGCACCCCAGCGTCCGCCGCGGTGAACCACGGTCAGGTCCAGACCGAAGAGCTCGCTCAGGCGCGGACCGGTCAGTCCACCCTCCAAGGGTCCCTGATAGACGATGGTGCCCGGATCCGGATCGCCGGTGTCTTCGGTGTCGGCAGGACGCCGACCCATCATGGCTATCCGATCGAAACCCGGAGGAATCTCCTCAAGCCGGTGGGTGACCAGGATGACCGTGCGGTCCTTGTCCTCGCGGCCGATGTCGCTCAAGGCCCTGAGCACCAGCTCCCGGCCGCCTAGGTCCAGCCCGGTGGTCGGCTCGTCCAAGATAAGCAAATCAGGATTGGCCATCAGCGCCCGGCAAATCAGCACCCGGCCGCGCTCCCCCTCAGAGAGCCGGTACATGCGCTTGCCCTTGAGGTAGGCGATGCCGAACCGGTCCATGAGGGCCAGGGTGGCCTCCTCCTGATCGGGCGTAAAGGTCTCCTTCCAACGTCCCGTGGTGTCGCTGAAGGCAGTCAGCACCACGTCGTAGGGATCCTCCTGGGGGCTGATGGTCTTGGCCAGGCCGGCCGAGGCCAGCCCTATCCGATGCCGGTAGGAGAAGACGTTCACCTTGCCCAACCGGTTGCCCAGGATGTCCACACTGCCGCTGCTGGGGAAACCCCGGGTGCTCATCATGGCCACCAAGGTTGATTTGCCCACGCCATTGGGCCCGAAGAGCACCCACTTCTGCCCTTGTCCCACCTCAAGGTCGACATCGTCCAGTATGACCCGGCCCTGACGGCGGAATCCTACGTGGTGCATGAGCACGGCCTGTTTTTCAGCCACGCTTTCGCCCATGGTCACAGGGCCGTTCCATAGGAGTCCAGGCGGGGATTGTCTCGGTTGCCTCCCACCAGGAAGAGCCCCAGCACGCCCAGACAGAAGACCGCCGCTATGGCGATGGTGGCCCAGATGGGAACATGGGGCAGCCACATGCAGACCAGGAAGGCCAAGCCTGAACAGATGATCAGGGCCCAGACCAGGATTCGCAGCCACTGACGCACGCCGCTGGGAGCCTTCAGCAGACGAGGGTTGCGGTCGTTGGGGTCCACGGAGTCCTTCTGCAACAGGTCGTCGGTGTGCCCGGCAGGCTTCCACTCGGCGCCCTGGCCCGCCTCAAGCCGACGGGAGCGCTCCTGCAAGGCCCGTTCATCCATCACTCCGGCCCTGCCCTTGGCCGTCATCCTCCGGTCGTCGCTGCCGCCACGGCGGCTCCGCTTGGCCTGCGCCCTACGTTCAGCGCGGTTGGTCATATCCCACTGCCTCCATCCCTTCGATCGGCACCATACCTTTTCATATTAGCGTGGGCGCCGGTCGGCCGCAGGTAGGGTCATGGCGCGCTCATCGGCTCGTATGAGGGCAGGCAGTTCGGTGGCACCGGTCAGATATCGGTCCACGGCAGCCGCACAGGAACGGCCCTCCGCCAAGGCCCAAACCACCAGGGACTGGCCACGCCCGGCATCACCGCAGACAAAAATGCCGTCACGGTCAGTGGCGTAGTCGGCATCACGGGCCACGTTGCCGTGAGCGTCCAGGCCTACGCCGGTCTGTCCGGTCAGGGCGGCCGTCTCCGGATGGGCAAAGCCAACGCTGATCAGAACCAAGTCGGCAGGCAGGACGCGTTCGGTATCGGGATGAGGGATGATTCGGTCCTGATCGTCACGACTGACGTCGACCACGCGAACGCCACGCACCCGTCCCTCACGGTTCCGGTCGAAGCCGGTGGGGACACTGGTCTGGTCCAGATTGATCCGGTCATCGGAACTGTCGCCCAGGTACTCCAGGCTGTCCACTGAGTACTCATAGCGGCCGCCTTCCTCCATGGAGGAGGTGGGGTTGTAGAGCCGGGCATAGGTCGGCCAAGGCCGGTTGTCGGGTCTGGAAGGTGGCTCCCGGGGCCGGATCTGCAGGACGGTGACCGACTTGGCGCCTTGACGCAGGGCCGTGCCCAGGCAGTCCGACCCGGTGTCGCCGCCACCGATGATGATGACGTCCTTGCCGGCTGCATCGATGTCGTTGATGGGCTCGCGGCCCATGAGTTTGCGGGTGGGGTTGGGCAGGAAGTCCATGGCGTAGTGGATGCCCTTGAGCTCCCGTCCGGGCAGATCCACCCGCCGGGGTTCGGTGGAACCAATGGCCACCACCAAGGCGTCATAGCGGGCCCGCAGCTGATCCCAGCCCAGGTCTTGGCCGATTTCGACGCTAGTGCGGAATCGAGTCCCCTCGGCCTCCATCTGCTCCAGCCGACGGTCCAGCAGGGACTTCTCCAGCTTAAAGGCAGGAATGCCGTAGCGCAGCAGCCCGCCAATGGCATCGGCGCGCTCGTAGACCACGACCGTGTGCCCGGCCCGGGTCAGCTGCTGGGCACAGGCCAGCCCTGCGGGGCCCGACCCGACCACAGCCACAGTCATATCGGTCAGCCTCTGAGGCGGTCGGGGCTTGACCAGGCCCAGGGACCAGGCCTGGTCGATGATGGTCTGCTCGTCCAGTTTGATGGTGGTGGCCGGCTGGTGGATGGAGAGCACGCAGGAGGATTCGCAGGGAGCCGGGCAGATCCGTCCCGTGAACTCCGGGAAGTTGTTGGTCAGGCTGAGCCGCTCGTAGGCTTCCTCCCAGCGTCCTCGGGACAGCAGGTCGTTGAACTCGGGGATCAGGTTGCCCAGGGGACAGCCGGTCATGCAGAAGGGGGTGCCGCAGTCCATGCAGCGGGCGGCCTGCTCGGCGGTCCAGGGACCTGGACCAGTGGTCTGATGCACGTCCCGCCAGTCCTTCAGGCGTTCAGCCACTGGGCGTTCGGCGAGCTCGTGCCGGGTGCGTACCTTGAGGAATCCCTTGGGGTCGACCATATCAGTGCGCTCCTTCCATGACCTGGGCGTAGGTGGCGTCCCAGACGCCGGGCGCGTTGAAGTCCACCTGCTCGCGCTCGGCCTTTTCCATGGCCTTCTTCATGGCCAGATAACGGCGGGGAACCAGATGGGTGAACCGAGCCAGCGCGCTTGGCCAGTCCTCCATCAGGGCGGCCGCAGCCTTTGATCCGGTCAGCCGGACATGCTCGGCGACGAGATCTCTGAGCATGGCCGCCTGGTCCCGGTCGGGCTCCAGGGCCAGCAGGGAGCCGTCATTCCAGGCTTCAGGATTGAGCCGTGAGGCATCCATATCCAGCAGGTAGACATCCCCTCCCGAGAAGCCAGCGCCGAAGTTGCGTCCAGTGGAACCCAGAACCACTACCAGGCCGCCGGTCATATACTCGCAGCCGTGGTCGCCCAGGCCCTCGACCACGAAGCGGCCGCCCCCGTTGCGCACGGCAAAGCGCTCCCCGGCCCGTCCAGCTACGAACATATCGCCTGAGGTGGCACCGAATCCTGCCACATTGCCGCAGATGACGGTTTGGTGCGGATCGAAGCGAACTCCCTGGGCAGCGTGGAGGACCAGACGACCGCCGGACAGGCCCTTGCCTGCATAGTCGTTAGCCTCGCCGATCACCCGGATGGTCTCGCCACGAGGGATGAAGGCGCCCAGGGACTGTCCGGCAGAACCTGTCAGCGTGATGTCCACGGTGTTCCGCGGCAGGCCGGCTGCCCCGTATTTGCGAGTGATCCTATAGCCCAGCATGGTGCCCACGCTCCGGTTGACGTTGCGCACGGCTCCCTTGACGGCCACCGGCCGACCCTCATCCAAGGCGTCGACGGCCTGATTGATCAAGTCCACATCCAGGGACTTGTCCAGTTCGTGATCCTGAGCCTGGGTGTGATGCAGCACAGTGCCTGGGGTGGGGCCCGGCTTGCGCAGGATGGCGTCCAGGTTGATGCCCTGGCTTTTCCAGGCGTGCACAGAGGTGTCCCGGCGCAGGCACTCCACGTGGCCGACCGCCTCCTCCAGGCTGGTGAAGCCCAGGGATGCCAGGATCTCCCGCACTTGGCGGGCCATGAACGTAAAGAAGTTGACCAGGTCCTCGGGCCGACCGGTGAAGCGCGAACGCAGCTCCGGATCCTGGGTGGCAATGCCCTGGGGGCAGGTGTTCTTGTGACAGGCCCTCATCATGACGCAACCCTCCACCTGCAGCGCCGTGGTGGCGAAGCCGAACTCCTCGGCCCCCAGCAGAGCTGCTATGACCACATCGCGGCCGGTCTTGAGCTCACCGTCGCACTGGACCACAATCCGCGAGCGCAGGTCGTTCATGACCAGGGTCTGCTGGGTCTCGGCCAGACCCAGCTCCCAGGGGGTTCCCGCGTGCTTGATGGCATTGAGGGGCGCCGCTCCTGTGCCGCCGTCCTGGCCGGAGATGAGGACCACGTCGGCATGGCACTTGGCCACGCCTGCGGCCACGGTTCCCACCCCGTGCTCGGAGACCAGCTTGACATGGATGCGGGCTCGAGGGTTGGCCATCTTCAGGTCGTGGATGAGCTGCTTGAGGTCCTCGATGGAGTAGATGTCATGGTGGGGAGGAGGCGAGATGAGCTCGACCCCGGGTGTGGAGCGCCTGACCTGGGCTATCCAGGGCGGGACCTTGGCGCCGGGAAGGTGTCCGCCTTCACCCGGCTTGGCTCCCTGGGCCAGCTTGATCTGCAAGTCGGCGGCCGAGACCAGGTAGTCGCTGGTCACCCCGAACCGAGCCGAGGCCACCTGCTTGATGCGGCTGGTCCTGGCAGGGTCTGCAATCCGGTCCGGAGACTCGCCGCCCTCGCCCGAGTTGGACCTGGCCCCCAGCCGATTCATGGCCAGGGCCATGGTCTCATGAGCCTCCTGGGAAATGGACCCATAGCTCATGGCGCCGGTGGAGAAGCGGGTGACGATGGACTCGGCGGGCTCCACCTGGTCCAGTGGTATGGGTGCCCTGCCGGAGTGCAGCTCCATGAGGCCACGCAGGGTCATGCCCCGCTTGGCCGCCGCGTTCACATGGTCGGTGTAGGCCCTGAAGAGCCCGTAGTCCCCGCGCTTGGTGGACTGCTGGAGCAGAAAGATGGATTCGGGGTCGTTCAGATGGTCCTCGCCGGTGCGCCGCCAGTGGTAGTTGCCGCCTGTCTCCAGATCATGCCCGGATCCGGCGGTCCACTCGATGGGGTAGGCCACCCGGTGGCGCTGGGCCACCTCGGCAGCTATCTCATCCAGGCCTATGCCGCCCACCAGGGAGGTGGTGCCGGTGAACCAGCGGTCAATGACCTCACGGCTCAGCCCGACGGCCTCGAAGAGCTGGGAGCCACGGTAGGACATAATGGTGCTCACGCCCATCTTGCTCATGATTTTCAGGACCCCGGTGCTCAGGGCCCTGACCAGGTTGGCAGAGGCCTTTTTGGCGTCCACATGCAGGTCGCCGCTGTTGGCCAGGTTCTCCACGGACTCCAGGGCCAGGTAGGGGTTGACGCAGGCGGCGCCGTAAGCGATCAGCAGGGCCACATGGTGGACCTCGCGCACATCGCCGGCCTCCACTGCCAAAGAGACCTGCGTGCGGGTATGCTGACGAAGCAGATGGTGCTGGACTGCCCCAGTCAGCAGCAGGGAGGGTATGGGTCCCCAGATGTGGTTGGAGTCCCTGTCTGACAGGACAAGCACATTGCAGCCCTCCTCGATGGCCTGGTCCACCTCCCTTTCGATGGCTTCCAGACGCTCCTCGAGGGCCTTGCCGCCTCCGGCCACTTGGTAGAGGCCGCGGATCAGACGGGGGCGGAAACGGCCTTCCAGGACTGGCGCCCGGTCCAGGCGCTTGATCTGTGCCATCTGCACGGAGTCCACCACAGGCAGGTCGACGTGGATTTTCCAGGCGTGCTCGGGGGTGTCCTCCAAAAGGTTGGGCTCAGGGCCGATGGCTGAGGCGATGCTGGTCACCAGCTCCTCGCGCTCCCAGTCCAGAGGCGGGTTGGTGACCTGGGCGAATTTCTGGGTGAAGTAGTCGAAGAGCAAGCGGGACCGGCATGAGAGCACGGCGATGGGCGCGTCATTGCCCATGGACCCGATGGGTTCGCCGCCGCTTTCGGCCATGGGCCCCAGCAGCATGGTCAGGTCCTCCCGGGTGTAGCCGAAAGCCTGCTGCCTGCGGTGAACCGAGATGCGCGAGTAATTGACATGCTCGCGCTCGGGAAGGTCGTCCAGACGGACAGTCCGCTCGGAAACCCACTTCCTGTAGGGGTGCAGACCGGCCAGCTGGTGTTTGATCTCATTGTCGGGCACTATCCGGCCCTCTTTGGTGTCCGCCAGGAACATGTGTCCCGGCTCCAGCCTGCCCTTGACGACGATGGATTCCTGGGGCGTATCCTCCAGGACGCCGGCCTCCGAGGCCAGGACCAGGTGGCCGTCCTCGGTCAGCTGCCAGCGGCCCGGACGCAGGCCATTGCGGTCCAGCTGGGCGCCCACCAGGGTTCCGTCGGTGAAGACGATGGCCGCCGGTCCGTCCCAGGGCTCAATCAGTGTGTCGTTGTACTGGTAGAAGGCCTTCAGGTCCGGGTCCATGTCCGGATCCTGCTGCCAGGCCGGAGGCATCATCATGGAGACTGCATGGGGCAGGGACCGTCCGGCCAGGTGAAGCAGCTCCAGGGTCTCGTCGAAGGTGCCCGAGTCTGAGGCGCCAGGCGTATTGACCGGCAGCAGCTGGGCCATGTCGCCCAAGAGCTCCGAGCTCAGCTTTCCCTCGCGGGCCGACATCCAGTTGCGGTTGCCCTGGATGGTGTTGATCTCCCCGTTGTGGGCGATCATCCGGAAGGGCTGGGCCAGGGGCCAGGAGGGGAAGGTGTTGGTGGAGAAGCGGGAGTGGACGATGGCCAGGCGGGCCTTCATGGCCGGATCGCTCAAGTCGGGGAAGAAGCCCTGCAGCTGCTTGGCGGTCAGCATGCCTTTGTAGGTGATGGTCCGGCAGGACAGGGAGGCGAAGTAAACGCCCAGCTCGTGCTCGGCACGCTTGCGGACCCGGTACCCCAGCCGCTCCAGGTCCAGTCCTCCTCGGCCCTGAGGGCCGGCGTCGCACATGATGGGCATAAGGAATCGCGGCATGGAGGCCAGAGCCTGCAGACCCAGTCCGCCCGGGTCGGAGGGCACTGCCCGCCAGGCCAGGACACGCAGTCCCTCCTGGCCTGCAATCGATGCGATGGCCTCCTCCTGGCTGGCAGCCTGTGCCGGATCCCTGTCCAGGAAGGCCATGCCCGCCAGATAGCGGCCGGCTTCAGGCAGATCCTGGTAGACACGGGTGCGCATGAACTCGTCAGGCATGGAGAGCATGATGCCGGCCCCATCGCCGGTGTTGGGCTCGGCTCCCACGGCCCCTCTGTGGTCCAGGTTGACCAGGACGCGGATGCCCTGCTCAACAATCAGTCTTTCGTCCTGTCGGTTGAGGGTGGCCACCATGCCGAAACCGCAGGCATCGTGTTCCGTATCAGGGTCATAGAGCCCTTGCGGGCCGTGGACATGCAGATCGAGGGGGGCCGTGAATGACACCGCAATCACCTCATTCGTGGGACGCGGGCGGGGCCGGCATGCTCCACCCTTGAAGAGCCTGGTCATTGGTGAATAAACACAATAATGCATTCACAGGTGACATCCGTGTAACGTTCCGCAGCGTCTAACGAATTCCTACTGCCTCCAGGACCTGATCGATGACCAGATCATTGAGCAGGCGGCCCCGGCGGGTCACCTGGATCCTGTCGCTCACGGGATGCAGGAGTCCCTGGTCGACCAAAACCTTAAGAATCTTCGGGTCGGCCGGACGACCCGCCTGTCTGGTCAGCCGATCCATTCCTAGGCCTTCAGGCAGGCGCAGGGCCAGCATGACCGTTTCCTCCAGGTCCTGCCTCCAGCCCAGAAGCTCGGCATCCTGCCAGGGCACTTGTCCGGCATCCATGGCGGCTGCCCAGTCCCTGGGGTGGGCGATGTCCCAGGAGCGAATAGCCCGGGCACGCCGCTCCTCCAGGCCGGGCTCCGGCGAAAGCCACCAGTGTGCCATGGAAAGGGCCTCTTGCGCTGTTGACGTTCCTGTGGCTCTGAACCCGGGCGAAACGGAGGGCATGGGCTCCTGCTCCCGGGTTGCTTCCACCGGTGCCATGCCCGTGACCTGGCCTTCCAGAGCACGATAGTGGGAGTGAGCGCCGGGCCCGATGCCAGCCCAGTCCACGTTGTGCCAGTAGCCCAGGTTGTGGCGGCTCTCCTGGCCGGGGCGGGCCCAGTTGGAGATCTCGTACCAGTCAAGGCCTGCCTGGGAGAGCATGTCGTCGGCCATCTCGTACTTGGCCGCCTCGTCATCGTCATCGGGGGCGGGCAGTTGGCCCCGGCGCACAGCACGACCCATCTTGGTGGTGGGTTCCAGGGTCAGGGCATAGGCGGAGACATGGTCCACGCCCAGGTCCAAGGCAGCCTGCAGGCTGGTCCGCCAATCCTCAAGCCGCTCCCCCGGCGTCCCGTAGATCAGATCCACGCTGGCCCTGAGACCCAAATCCCTGGCGGCGGCTACATCGGTGGCCACATTGGCCGGGGTATGAGTGCGGTCCAGGGTGGCCAGGACGCTGGGCACTGCTGACTGCATACCAAAGGACACCCGGTTGATGCCCCCTTGGAGCAGCTGCTCCAGGTAGGCCCGATCCACGGTGTCAGGGTTGGCCTCGGTGGTGATTTCGGCCCCCGGGGTCAACCCCCAGAGGTCGGCCACGGCCTCGACCATGCGCACCAGATCCTGGGCAGGCAGAATGGTGGGCGTTCCGCCGCCGAAGAAGATGGTGGACACGGGCGGCTCTATCAGGCCCCGGGAAGTCTGCCAGGCGCGGACCATGCGCATCTCCTGAATGGCCAGGTCGGCGTAGTGCTCCCGGCTGGCGCCCCCGCCCAGGTCCCGGGCCGTGTAGGTGTTGAAGTCACAGTATCCGCAGCGGCGCATGCAGAAGGGCACATGGATGTAGACCTGGTAGGATCCCACCCGTTCAGCCCTCCTTCTTGGCGGCAGCCCGGATCTTGTCCTTGGTGTCCCGATCCTGGGCCTGGCCCGTGCTCAGGGCGGCGATGAAGGCCTCCTGGGGCACTTCGACATGTCCCAGCATCTTCATGCGCTTCTTGCCAGCCTTCTGCTTCTCGAGCAGCTTGCGCTTGCGGGTGATGTCGCCCCCGTAGCACTTGGCCAGCACGTCCTTGCGCAGGGCGCTGATGGTCTCGCGAGCGATAATCCGCGACCCTATGGCCGCTTGGATGGGGATCTCGAACTGCTGACGCGGAATCAGCTTGCGCAGTTTCTTGGTCATCATCACCCCGTAGGCGTAGGCCTTGTCCTTGTGGACGATGGCCGAGAAGGCATCGATCTTCTCCCCCTGGATGAGGATATCCACCTTGACCAGGTCGGCGGACTGAGTGCCGTCGGGCTGGTAGTCCAGGCTGGCGTAGCCCTTGGTCCGGCTCTTCAGCTGGTCGAAGAAGTCGAAGACGATCTCGGCCAGGGGCATACGGTAGTGCATCTCGACGCGCTCGGGGCTCAGGTACTCCATGGTTCCCATCTGCCCGCGATGGTCCTGGCAGAGCTCCATGACCGGTCCGATGAACTCCTTAGGAGTGATGATGTCGGCGCTGACCACGGGCTCCAGAATCTGGCGAACCTTGCCATCGGGGAACTCGCTGGGGTTGGTCACCGTGTGCTTGCTGCCGTCCTCCATAGTCACCTGGTAGGTGACGTTGGGGGCCG
It encodes the following:
- a CDS encoding glutamate synthase subunit beta, with product MVDPKGFLKVRTRHELAERPVAERLKDWRDVHQTTGPGPWTAEQAARCMDCGTPFCMTGCPLGNLIPEFNDLLSRGRWEEAYERLSLTNNFPEFTGRICPAPCESSCVLSIHQPATTIKLDEQTIIDQAWSLGLVKPRPPQRLTDMTVAVVGSGPAGLACAQQLTRAGHTVVVYERADAIGGLLRYGIPAFKLEKSLLDRRLEQMEAEGTRFRTSVEIGQDLGWDQLRARYDALVVAIGSTEPRRVDLPGRELKGIHYAMDFLPNPTRKLMGREPINDIDAAGKDVIIIGGGDTGSDCLGTALRQGAKSVTVLQIRPREPPSRPDNRPWPTYARLYNPTSSMEEGGRYEYSVDSLEYLGDSSDDRINLDQTSVPTGFDRNREGRVRGVRVVDVSRDDQDRIIPHPDTERVLPADLVLISVGFAHPETAALTGQTGVGLDAHGNVARDADYATDRDGIFVCGDAGRGQSLVVWALAEGRSCAAAVDRYLTGATELPALIRADERAMTLPAADRRPR
- the gltB gene encoding glutamate synthase large subunit, which codes for MSFTAPLDLHVHGPQGLYDPDTEHDACGFGMVATLNRQDERLIVEQGIRVLVNLDHRGAVGAEPNTGDGAGIMLSMPDEFMRTRVYQDLPEAGRYLAGMAFLDRDPAQAASQEEAIASIAGQEGLRVLAWRAVPSDPGGLGLQALASMPRFLMPIMCDAGPQGRGGLDLERLGYRVRKRAEHELGVYFASLSCRTITYKGMLTAKQLQGFFPDLSDPAMKARLAIVHSRFSTNTFPSWPLAQPFRMIAHNGEINTIQGNRNWMSAREGKLSSELLGDMAQLLPVNTPGASDSGTFDETLELLHLAGRSLPHAVSMMMPPAWQQDPDMDPDLKAFYQYNDTLIEPWDGPAAIVFTDGTLVGAQLDRNGLRPGRWQLTEDGHLVLASEAGVLEDTPQESIVVKGRLEPGHMFLADTKEGRIVPDNEIKHQLAGLHPYRKWVSERTVRLDDLPEREHVNYSRISVHRRQQAFGYTREDLTMLLGPMAESGGEPIGSMGNDAPIAVLSCRSRLLFDYFTQKFAQVTNPPLDWEREELVTSIASAIGPEPNLLEDTPEHAWKIHVDLPVVDSVQMAQIKRLDRAPVLEGRFRPRLIRGLYQVAGGGKALEERLEAIEREVDQAIEEGCNVLVLSDRDSNHIWGPIPSLLLTGAVQHHLLRQHTRTQVSLAVEAGDVREVHHVALLIAYGAACVNPYLALESVENLANSGDLHVDAKKASANLVRALSTGVLKIMSKMGVSTIMSYRGSQLFEAVGLSREVIDRWFTGTTSLVGGIGLDEIAAEVAQRHRVAYPIEWTAGSGHDLETGGNYHWRRTGEDHLNDPESIFLLQQSTKRGDYGLFRAYTDHVNAAAKRGMTLRGLMELHSGRAPIPLDQVEPAESIVTRFSTGAMSYGSISQEAHETMALAMNRLGARSNSGEGGESPDRIADPARTSRIKQVASARFGVTSDYLVSAADLQIKLAQGAKPGEGGHLPGAKVPPWIAQVRRSTPGVELISPPPHHDIYSIEDLKQLIHDLKMANPRARIHVKLVSEHGVGTVAAGVAKCHADVVLISGQDGGTGAAPLNAIKHAGTPWELGLAETQQTLVMNDLRSRIVVQCDGELKTGRDVVIAALLGAEEFGFATTALQVEGCVMMRACHKNTCPQGIATQDPELRSRFTGRPEDLVNFFTFMARQVREILASLGFTSLEEAVGHVECLRRDTSVHAWKSQGINLDAILRKPGPTPGTVLHHTQAQDHELDKSLDVDLINQAVDALDEGRPVAVKGAVRNVNRSVGTMLGYRITRKYGAAGLPRNTVDITLTGSAGQSLGAFIPRGETIRVIGEANDYAGKGLSGGRLVLHAAQGVRFDPHQTVICGNVAGFGATSGDMFVAGRAGERFAVRNGGGRFVVEGLGDHGCEYMTGGLVVVLGSTGRNFGAGFSGGDVYLLDMDASRLNPEAWNDGSLLALEPDRDQAAMLRDLVAEHVRLTGSKAAAALMEDWPSALARFTHLVPRRYLAMKKAMEKAEREQVDFNAPGVWDATYAQVMEGAH